The genomic DNA GTGCGTACCTCTGGCGTTCGGGCACACAGCGCCCGCGCGTGGATCGGGGAAAACGCCATCCACAAAGTCGCGCCAATTCTGATGCGGTTGTCGGAGTACCGCCCGAAAACCGTCGCGGTCGACGGCCTCGAATATCGCGAAGGCCTCAATGCGGTGCGTATCGCCGGCGGTATTGCAGGAAACGTCATTCCTGACGCGTGCGAAGTCGAAGTGAACTATCGCTTTGCTCCCAACAAGAATTCCGACGAGGCAGAGAGCCACATGCGCGATGTCTTCGCAGGTTTCGATCTCGAAGTGATCGATGTCGCTGACGGGGCGCGGCCCGGTCTCGACGCGCCACTCGCAAAGGAGTTCATCGCAGCTGTTGGAGGTGAGCCGCGGCCCAAGTATGGCTGGACCGATGTCGCACGTTTTTCAGCTCTCGGTGTGCCTGCCGTCAACTACGGTCCGGGTGACCCGCACCTCGCACATCACGACAACGAGCAGGTGCCGCTCTCTCAGATCGAAAGTGTCGAGCGGGGCCTACGCGCGTGGCTGAGCAAGTCCTAAGCGAACCTCGGCGCCTGCGGGAACGGTGGGGAGCACTATCGCCGTGGCTGCGTATCGGCGTCTTCTATCTGGCCGCGCGCGCGGTAACGACGGGTTTCTTCGTTCTCGCCTCCGCGATGTCGGGACCGGGGTCGCGATTCGGTGTAAATCCCACCGTCGCAGATCTTGCCGTCGGCTGGGATGCGCAGTGGTATTGGCTCACCGCCGTCAGCGGATACCCCGCGGATCTTCCTCTGACAAGTAGTGGGCAGGTCGCGGAGAACCAATGGGCCTTCATGCCCATCTACGCGTATCTTGCAGCTGCCCTCGGCGCAGCTTTAGGTTCGTGGATCGCCGGCGCGGTCGTCATCTCGTTAGTTGCTGGGTATCTCTCCGCTGTCGTGCTGTATCGACTTTGGACACCGCGCGTCGGTGCGTCGGCAGCCATGTGGGCTGTGATTTTTTTCGTTTCGGGCCCGCTCGCTGCGCTCTTCCAAGTGGGATATGCGGAGTCGTTGTTCATGCTCTGGCTTTTTCTTGCGCTCCTGCTGATTTCGCAGCGGCGCTATGGATGGCTGTATGTCGTTGTTCCGCTCATGGGATTCACTCGACCGGCTGTGCTCGCGTTCGCGCTGTTCCTTGGCCTGTTCGGAATCTGGCGATGGATGCGGCGTCAGGAAGACCCGCTTCGTGGTCGAGAGGTCACCCACATCCTCGCTCTTGGTGCTCTCGCGGTCGGCGTCGGATTCGCATGGCAGGTTATCGCGGCTGTCGCCACCGGTGATCCTGCGGCCTATCTTGCGACTGAACTGGCGTGGCGCCGCAATTGGCTCACTGGTGACAGCGCGGGCTTCGTCCCGTTCGAGGGCTTCGTTCAGGGCGCTGAATTCTGGTTCGTTTCCTGGGGGAGTTCCGCGCTCATCGGATTGATTGTTCTCGGCCTTGGAATCGTTGCGTTGGGAGCGCTACTGATCTTTCACCGCGCTGTGCGACGCACCGGCATGGAGATTCGACTCTGGGCGGCAAGCTACCTGCTCTACCTGCTCGCGGTTTTCTTTCCTCAGTCGAGTATCTTTCGTCTTCTCGTACCGCTCTCACCGCTGTGGGCTGCGGTCGCTGTGCCGAAACGGACGGCATGGCGTGTCAGTGTCCTCGTGGTGGCGCTGGCGGGGCAGTGGTGGTGGATATACAACATGTATGCGCTCGGCAACACCTATTGGCAAATTCCTTGAGTGCGTTGCGGTGCGTGAGTTATCCGCTGTGCGATCCATCACGGTAAACTCATTGGTAAGACATGTGAGGAAAGGGAGCCACGATGGCAGCCATGAAGCCGAGAACCGGAGACGGGCCGATGGAGGCCGTGAAGGAAGGGCGCCTTATCATCGTTCGCGTACCGCTTGAGGGTGGCGGACGTCTCGTCGTCTCCGTCAACGACGCGGAAGCGAAGGAGCTTTACGACGTTCTTAGCGGAGTCGTAAACGCAGCCTGATCCTTACGGCGAAATCGACGGTCGGTCCCATTCGGGACCGACCGTCTCGTATATACCGGCGCGGAATTTTCGGCGCTAGGACGAATAGTCTCGGAGTGTCGTGAGCTGGAGGAGTCCTTCGCCCACGATCGATAGCGCGCCGATGACGGCGGCGGATGACTGCGTTTCTTGAATCAGCGAGCGGTAAGCGACGGTCGTCGGGTCTCGGCGCACCGGGTCTGACACTCCGCCCCCAGCGAGTACGCGAGGAACGAGTACCGTGCCGCCCGGGCGCACCAGGCGAAGTCCATGCTCGACGTATTCGATGACGGCATCCGCGTCAGCGTCAACCAGCACGACGTCGTACGACGCCTCATTCATTCGTGGCAACACGCTCGACGCACGTCCCGTGATGAAACGGGCACGCGCGGGCGGGATCTTGGCGTCGATGAACGCTTGCCGGGCAGCACCGAGGTGCTCAGGTTCGCTGTCGATCGTCGTGAGAGTCGCTCGCGGAGCTCCGCGCATGAGCCACAAGCCGGATACGCCAGCCCCCGTGCCGATTTCAACGATGTTGAGTGCGTTCGACGCTGCTGCGATGACCGAGATCTGCGAGCCTACTGCCGCGCTCACAGGCGCGGCTCCGAGTTCAAGCGCGTGCGCGCGTGCGCGCGAGATGTAGTCCGGTTCGACCGAGACCTCGTCGGCGAAGCGTGCGTTCGCTGTGTGTTCACCCATGTGGAGACCTCCGCATTCAGAGTACGCGGCCACAATGACCGAACGCGGCAGGCGCGGCGGTAATCTGAAGTCATGATCTTCGGCCTCACCTTCGAAAAGCTCTTGGTGATTGCCGTGATAGCTGGACTGATCATTGGCCCAGATCGCCTTCCCCGATATGCCGAAGGTGCTGCTCGCCTCATCGGCCAAGCGCGTGACTATCTGCGGGGAGCGAAGACCAGGGTGCGAGACGAGATGGGTGCGGACTTCGACGATGTCGACTGGCGCAAACTCGATCCCCGTCAGTACGACCCGCGCCGGATCATTCGCGAGGCACTGCTGGATGATCCGCCAACGGCGACGGTGAAAGCTGTCTCAGCTGCCGCGATCCTCTCTGATCCTGAGTCGGGGCCGGAGACCACCCGTAACGTCGATGGTGATTTTCCCTACGACGACGAGGCGACCTAACCCATCACCTTGGTTGCAGTGGCAGCTTTCGTCCAGCCAGACCGCGAGGTTCTGAGGCAATCTTCGCCGCTAACACCGTGATCGCGTGAGCTGCGGGATCGCCCGGATCCGACAGCACGATGGGTGCACCAGAGTCACCGGCGACACGCAATGCGGAGCTCAAGGGAACGGAGGCGACGAGAGGTACCTCATCGCCGGATTCAGTGAGTGATGCCGCCACTGCCGCTCCACCTCCGGACCCGAAAAGTTCGAGCGTCGTGCCATCGGGGAGGACCATCGGTGCCATGTTCTCTATGACTCCGACAACGCGCTGGCCGGTCTGGCGGGCGAGAACTCCGCTCCTCACCGCAACCTCTGCTGCCGCGGGCTGCGGTGTTGTCACGACGAGAACGTCTGCGTGGGGTAAGAGTTGGCCTACCGAAATCGCAACGTCGCCGGTGCCGGGAGGCATATCGAGCAGCAGGATGTCGAGATCACCGAAATGTACGTCGGTCAAAAACTGCTGAACCGTTCGGTGGAGCATCGGTCCGCGCCACGCGACCGCCGCTCCTTCGTCGCCTTCGCGCAAGAACATGCCAATCGACACTGTTTTCACGTCGTAAGCGATGGGCGGCACGATTAATTGATCGATACGGGTCGGACGCACTGTTCTGCCAGCGCTGTCGACGAGCCCCAGCAATCCGGGTATGGAAAAACCGTGAACATCCGCGTCGACAAGTCCGACGGAGAGGCCGCGTGCGGCTAGCGCAACCGCGAGGTTTGCCGTGAGGGTCGACTTTCCGACGCCCCCCTTACCGCTTGTGACCGCGATGACCCGCGTAAGGCCGTCAGCCGTGAAGGCGACTCCGCGCGGTCGGCCAGCACGAAGTCGCTCAGTGAGGGCTGAGCGTTGCGCGGGAGTCATCACTCCCATTTCGATATCGGCGCGTAAGACTCCGGGAACATGCGCGGCGGCTTCCCGTACTTCGCTTTCGATGCGAACCGCCGCGGGGCACCCGACAATCGTGAGCGCGACCTTTACGTGCGCGACGCCATCATCGACGGTCACATCGCCGATCATGTCGAGCTCGCCGAGCGGGCGTCGGAGTTCGGGGTCGATGACCGCAGAGACCGCGGAACGGACGCTCGCGGCGTCAGCGTTCACGAGCGCGCCGTTCTGCATTTTCCGCGCGTTCTCGTCGCTCGCGGCGTTCTTCTCGCTCGGCCACGACTTCTTCGGACTCTCCCGCGGCTCGGGCATCAAGGTCTTCTACGAAGGATCTGAGCGCGTCCCGCAGGGAGTCCCGTGTGACGATCTCTTCGGAGAGGTCGGTGATCTTCATCCGCAGCGCGACAACTTCACGCGCGAGATACTCCGTATCAGCCAGGTTGCGTTCGGAACGTTGACGGTCCTGCTCGATCTGCACGCGGTCTCGGTCGTCTTGGCGGTTCTGAGCCAGCAGAATCAGTGGGGCTGCATACGAGGCCTGCAAGGAGAGCACGAGCGTCAGCGCTGTGAAGCCGTTCGCTGCTGAATCAAACCGCAGCGCGTTGGGCGCCATGGTATTCCAAGAGATCCAGGCAACGCAGAACAGAGTTAGTGCGATGAGGAACCACGGAGTTCCCATGGCGCGCGCAATCCACTCGGTGCCGCGTCCAAATCGGTCGCGTGAGGGGCGCGGCGTGCGTGCCAGCATCCCGGATCGTCCGCGGGGCGCGTCCAGTTCCGGAATCCGACCCTTTCGCGCCATCATCGTGTCCTCGCAACGACTGTTTCGGTGCCGTCATCAGAGTCGCCCGAGCGCCAGTCGTCAGGCAAGAGGTAGTCGAGCACATCATCGACGCTCACCGCACCGACAAGTCGATGCGCGCTGTCTGTCACCGGGAGTGACACCAGGTTGTAGCTCGCCAGCATCCTGGCAACCTCGGCTGCAGGAGCTGTCGCGGGCACCGGGTCGATGGTGTCGTCGATAATCGCACCCAGACGTTCATGGGGCGGGTAGCGGAGCATCCGTTGAAAATGCACTGTTCCGAGCAGTCGCCCGGTCGGGGTCTCGTACGGGGGGAGTGTCACGTAGACGGCGGCTGCGAGTGCGGGGTGCAGCTCGTGGCGTCTAATGAGCGCGAGCGCTTCGGCAACCGTTGCATCAGCCGAAAGCACGATGGGCTCGGGCGTCATGAGGCCACCTGCAGTCTCTGGCCCGTATTTCAACAGGGCACGGACGTCTTCGGCCTCTTCCGGCTCCATGAGATCGAGGAGTTCTTCGGAGCGCGCGTCAGGCAGTTGCCCGAGGAGATCCGCGGCGTCGTCCGGTTCCATCGCATCGAGAATGTCGGCGGCGCGTTCGTCCCCGAGTGCCTCGAGGATGTGGACCTGATCTTCTTCCGGCATTTCTTCTAGCGCATCAGCGAGGCGATCATCGGGGAGCTCTCCCGCTACCTCAATGAAGCGTTCTTCGGGAAGGTCGAGCAGTGTATTGGCAAGATCCGCGGGCTTGAGCTCTGCAAGGCTCGCTACCAGCTGCTCAGCAGACTGCGGTTCACCCGGCTCTTGCGTCTCGCGGATCGCTTTCCAATCCGCAAAGGTCGTTGCGCCTTTCGCGAAAGGCGCGGAGCTGGTTTTGGGGCGTCGCAGGAAGAGCTGTCCGACATCCCATTCGCCGAGTCTGTTTCGCTCGATTGCGACATCCTCGATGACGGCTCGACCCGTTCCGTCCTTCAAATACACTTTGCGCCCGAGTAGCTCGGTGATGACTCGAACTTCACCGCCGCGCTGCTGGAAGCGGCGAACATTGATGAGTCCGGTCGTGATCACTTGGCCGGTGGCTATTGACGTCACGCGCCCTATCGACACGAAAACGTGGCGTCGACCAGGAATTTCAACGACGAGTCCGACGACACGAGGGGCTTCGGTGGTGCGGTAGATCACGACAACGTCGCGCACCTTGCCAAGACGATCGCCAGCGGGGTCGAAAACCGAGCAGCCAGCCAGGCGTGCGGCGAAAACCCGTTGCGTACTCACACACTCAAGCGTAGTAGGCGGCAGCGCACCACGACCGCGTCACCACGCCAGATGCGATGCGATGATGGGTACATGACTATTTCGGGTGGATATCCTCCAGCGCGGGGCGAAGTTGGCGACACGATCGCGAGCTACCCCTCGTATGAGGCTGCGCAGAAAGCAGTCTCGTCGCTCATCGCGGGAGAGGTGCCCGCGAAGCAAATAGCGATTGTCGGCAACGGGTTGCGTTCGGTCGAACGCGTGACTGGTCGCCTTGGCTACGCCGCGGCTGCGCGCAGCGGTGCGCTCAATGGCCTCCTTCTCGGTCTGCTGTTCTCCTTCATCTTCGTTCTCGGGGATCCGGCGGCACCTATTCAGGCGTTCGCGGGTGTACTGCTGGTGGGCATCGCGATCGGAATGCTGTTGAGCATCATCACGTACTCATTTCTGCGGCGCCGACGCGACTTCGCCTCCGTCATGCAGATCGTCGCTGATAGTTACGACGTCACTGTCGCGCCAACGAGCGTGCAGCGGGCGCGCCAGGTGCTCAGCGGCAATGCTGTGACGGCCGCATCCGGACCGAATGCGGCAACACTATCGGAGAGCAAACCGCAGGCTGCTCGCCCTTCCGCTCCGGCTCCTTCTAACGTTGACTCTGAGCCGCCGCGCTATGGTGAGCGCATCACGCCGCCAGTTTCTCAAGACACGACGGAGGGGCACCCCGAACAGGAGCGCCCCTCGTCGTAACGTTCCTCAGCGCTAGCTCGCGAGACGCGCAATCCACTGCTCGATTTCATCAGCAGTGCGGGGCATATCGCCCGAGAGGTTGATGGCGCCCTGGTCGGTCAAAAGAATGTCGTCCTCGATGCGAACACCGATGCCACGAAATTCTTCCGGAACAGTCAGATCATCGATCTGAAAGTAGAGGCCGGGTTCGATCGTGAACACCATTCCCGGCAGCAATACGCCGTCGTAGTACATCTCTCGGCGCGCTGCGGCGCAGTCATGCACATCGATTCCCAGGTGGTGGCTCGTGCCGTGCACCATATACCGGCGGTGCTGACCACCTGAGTCCGCATCGAGGGCTTCCTCCGCGGTCACGGGGAGCAGGCCCCACTCGGCGACTCGCTGGGCGATAACGCTCATTGCGGTGTTGTGGAGGTCGCGAAATTTCACGCCAGGGGCGGCGATGGCGAATGCCGCATCGGCCGCCTCGCGCACGGCTTCATATACTTTTCGCTGCACGGCGCTGAACGTTCCGTTGACAGGCAGGGTGCGGGTGATATCTGCCGTGTAGAGGCTGTCGACCTCCACACCGGCGTCGATCAGGATTAGATCACCCGGCGAAACCGCGCCGTCGTTGCGCGTCCAGTGCAGATAGCAGGCGTGAGGTCCGGATGCGGCAATCGTGTCGTACCCTTCGCCGTTCCCGTCGCTGCGAGCGCGACGATGGAAAACACCCTCGACTACCCTCTCACCGCGGGGGTGAGCCGCGATGGAGGGCAGCTCGCGCACGATGTCGTCGAAGCCCGCCGCAGTCGTGTTGACCGCGAGCTGAAGCTGCTGGATCTCGAATTCATCTTTGATCAGCCGAAGCTCCGAAACGAACTGCGTGAGCTCGGCGTTCTCCTCAACGACCACGTCGCCGGGACCTGACGTGAAGTCCGCAATATGCGCTGTTGCGATGTTGAGGTCTTCCGCAACCTCTGAAAGAGAAGGGCGCGGTCCAATCCAGAACTCTCCCACGGTCGAATCAGCGTAGAACTCGGTGGTGTTGCGATCAGCTCGCTCCCGGAAATAGAGCGTGACGTCGTGGCCGTCACCGTTGGGGTCGAACACCAGCACGGCGCCGGGTTCGGTGTCGCTGGCCCACCCCGTCAAGTGCGAGAACGCTGAGTGGGCGCGGAAGGGGTAGTCGGTGTCATTGCTGCGCTGTTTCAATTCGCCGGCAGGCACGACGACGCGTCGACCTATGAACGCTTCGGATACCGCGGAACGTCGGCGCGCGGCGAAAGCCGCCTGTGCACGGGCAGTCACATGAGTGGAGGTGCGTTCCGCCCATCCGGTTGAGATCGTTGTGAGAAACCCCTGCGGAAAGGGCTGGCGCCGGTTGGTGGTCCCGGCTTCGGGCTGAGCATCGGAGGCTGCCTCGGGCGTCGGTGCGGATGCAATCGTGTCGCTATCGCCTGTGGTTGTCATTCCACAATTCTCGCACTTCGCGAATGAACCGACGCTGATTGCAGCGATTACTCCGACGGCTCTAGCTGAACGACGAGCGGCCGGTGATCGCTTCCCGCATCGTCGAGTGACTGCAGGACAACAGATCCTGTCGCAGTCCATCCGGAGCTCACCATGACGTGATCGATTGGCGCGCCGAGGAGCGCCGGGAGAGCTGTGGACCACGTTCCAACGGCACCATTTCCGGTGATTGCCGCGGTGTCGGTGCACTGACCCAAATCGCCGCCATCGACTCCGAGACCCGACATGTGATCGAGTGTTGCGTTGAAATCGCCCGCCATGATCACGTTTGCATCGTTCGCACACTGATCAGCCAGCCACTGCAAATCGTCGCGCCACTGCGCCATATAGTCCTCGCGCGGCGCGACTGCGTGTGCCGCCACAACGATCGGCCCGTCGCCGTCGGTGGGCATCGCTACCGCGCTGGGAAGAGTAGAGGTATTGCTCGTTCCGTCGGCCGATGACTCGATGACGGAATAGTCGCCGAGGTCAGGGGAAATCAAGATCGTGGTGGACTCCGCATCCCACTCGCCAGATTGAGTGTGATGTGCCCACATCGGGTGGCCAAGCTCACCCATGGTGACTGCGACCTCGGTACCGGTCTCGATCGTCGTTTCGGGGAGCGTGACGATATCCGCCTCCATCGCGACTGCCGCCTGTGCGATTGTTTCGGCAGAAGTTGCCGCGCCCGCTGTGTTCCAGGTCATCACTCGAACGCTGGTGTCGGTCTGATCGGGGAGCGTCTGCGATCCGAGACCCCGCGAGGTCAGGATCGCACCATTGACAA from Microbacterium endophyticum includes the following:
- the dapE gene encoding succinyl-diaminopimelate desuccinylase, which gives rise to MPSLDLSTSSIELTRAICDIPSVSDDERTLADAITDAISSLAHLDLYRDGDTIVARTDTGKAQRVVIAGHIDTVPINNNLPTRVIDVDGEPMLWGRGTVDMKAGVAVQLKLAAELVDPRVDITWMWYDHEEVAAHLNGLTRLAKTRPDLFAGDFAILGEPSNGDIEGGCNGNIRAIVRTSGVRAHSARAWIGENAIHKVAPILMRLSEYRPKTVAVDGLEYREGLNAVRIAGGIAGNVIPDACEVEVNYRFAPNKNSDEAESHMRDVFAGFDLEVIDVADGARPGLDAPLAKEFIAAVGGEPRPKYGWTDVARFSALGVPAVNYGPGDPHLAHHDNEQVPLSQIESVERGLRAWLSKS
- a CDS encoding DUF3117 domain-containing protein, with protein sequence MAAMKPRTGDGPMEAVKEGRLIIVRVPLEGGGRLVVSVNDAEAKELYDVLSGVVNAA
- a CDS encoding O-methyltransferase; protein product: MGEHTANARFADEVSVEPDYISRARAHALELGAAPVSAAVGSQISVIAAASNALNIVEIGTGAGVSGLWLMRGAPRATLTTIDSEPEHLGAARQAFIDAKIPPARARFITGRASSVLPRMNEASYDVVLVDADADAVIEYVEHGLRLVRPGGTVLVPRVLAGGGVSDPVRRDPTTVAYRSLIQETQSSAAVIGALSIVGEGLLQLTTLRDYSS
- a CDS encoding Sec-independent protein translocase TatB → MIFGLTFEKLLVIAVIAGLIIGPDRLPRYAEGAARLIGQARDYLRGAKTRVRDEMGADFDDVDWRKLDPRQYDPRRIIREALLDDPPTATVKAVSAAAILSDPESGPETTRNVDGDFPYDDEAT
- a CDS encoding Mrp/NBP35 family ATP-binding protein; the protein is MQNGALVNADAASVRSAVSAVIDPELRRPLGELDMIGDVTVDDGVAHVKVALTIVGCPAAVRIESEVREAAAHVPGVLRADIEMGVMTPAQRSALTERLRAGRPRGVAFTADGLTRVIAVTSGKGGVGKSTLTANLAVALAARGLSVGLVDADVHGFSIPGLLGLVDSAGRTVRPTRIDQLIVPPIAYDVKTVSIGMFLREGDEGAAVAWRGPMLHRTVQQFLTDVHFGDLDILLLDMPPGTGDVAISVGQLLPHADVLVVTTPQPAAAEVAVRSGVLARQTGQRVVGVIENMAPMVLPDGTTLELFGSGGGAAVAASLTESGDEVPLVASVPLSSALRVAGDSGAPIVLSDPGDPAAHAITVLAAKIASEPRGLAGRKLPLQPR
- a CDS encoding DUF1003 domain-containing protein → MARKGRIPELDAPRGRSGMLARTPRPSRDRFGRGTEWIARAMGTPWFLIALTLFCVAWISWNTMAPNALRFDSAANGFTALTLVLSLQASYAAPLILLAQNRQDDRDRVQIEQDRQRSERNLADTEYLAREVVALRMKITDLSEEIVTRDSLRDALRSFVEDLDARAAGESEEVVAEREERRERRERAENAERRARER
- a CDS encoding magnesium transporter MgtE N-terminal domain-containing protein; the encoded protein is MSTQRVFAARLAGCSVFDPAGDRLGKVRDVVVIYRTTEAPRVVGLVVEIPGRRHVFVSIGRVTSIATGQVITTGLINVRRFQQRGGEVRVITELLGRKVYLKDGTGRAVIEDVAIERNRLGEWDVGQLFLRRPKTSSAPFAKGATTFADWKAIRETQEPGEPQSAEQLVASLAELKPADLANTLLDLPEERFIEVAGELPDDRLADALEEMPEEDQVHILEALGDERAADILDAMEPDDAADLLGQLPDARSEELLDLMEPEEAEDVRALLKYGPETAGGLMTPEPIVLSADATVAEALALIRRHELHPALAAAVYVTLPPYETPTGRLLGTVHFQRMLRYPPHERLGAIIDDTIDPVPATAPAAEVARMLASYNLVSLPVTDSAHRLVGAVSVDDVLDYLLPDDWRSGDSDDGTETVVARTR
- a CDS encoding general stress protein, producing the protein MTISGGYPPARGEVGDTIASYPSYEAAQKAVSSLIAGEVPAKQIAIVGNGLRSVERVTGRLGYAAAARSGALNGLLLGLLFSFIFVLGDPAAPIQAFAGVLLVGIAIGMLLSIITYSFLRRRRDFASVMQIVADSYDVTVAPTSVQRARQVLSGNAVTAASGPNAATLSESKPQAARPSAPAPSNVDSEPPRYGERITPPVSQDTTEGHPEQERPSS
- a CDS encoding aminopeptidase P family protein, with the protein product MTTTGDSDTIASAPTPEAASDAQPEAGTTNRRQPFPQGFLTTISTGWAERTSTHVTARAQAAFAARRRSAVSEAFIGRRVVVPAGELKQRSNDTDYPFRAHSAFSHLTGWASDTEPGAVLVFDPNGDGHDVTLYFRERADRNTTEFYADSTVGEFWIGPRPSLSEVAEDLNIATAHIADFTSGPGDVVVEENAELTQFVSELRLIKDEFEIQQLQLAVNTTAAGFDDIVRELPSIAAHPRGERVVEGVFHRRARSDGNGEGYDTIAASGPHACYLHWTRNDGAVSPGDLILIDAGVEVDSLYTADITRTLPVNGTFSAVQRKVYEAVREAADAAFAIAAPGVKFRDLHNTAMSVIAQRVAEWGLLPVTAEEALDADSGGQHRRYMVHGTSHHLGIDVHDCAAARREMYYDGVLLPGMVFTIEPGLYFQIDDLTVPEEFRGIGVRIEDDILLTDQGAINLSGDMPRTADEIEQWIARLAS
- a CDS encoding endonuclease/exonuclease/phosphatase family protein; translated protein: MLRLFGLLLTVLGAIAVAVISWPQFFRLERDLPIAQVVSFRALIVVGFAALFVIGLVFAVIRPIRALALSLAVVFLAGAVVNGAILTSRGLGSQTLPDQTDTSVRVMTWNTAGAATSAETIAQAAVAMEADIVTLPETTIETGTEVAVTMGELGHPMWAHHTQSGEWDAESTTILISPDLGDYSVIESSADGTSNTSTLPSAVAMPTDGDGPIVVAAHAVAPREDYMAQWRDDLQWLADQCANDANVIMAGDFNATLDHMSGLGVDGGDLGQCTDTAAITGNGAVGTWSTALPALLGAPIDHVMVSSGWTATGSVVLQSLDDAGSDHRPLVVQLEPSE